The following are encoded in a window of Rosa chinensis cultivar Old Blush chromosome 4, RchiOBHm-V2, whole genome shotgun sequence genomic DNA:
- the LOC112197956 gene encoding cytochrome c oxidase subunit 6b-3: protein MAEVELKTAPADFRFPTTNQTRHCFTRYIEFHRCLAAKGEESGECERFSKYYRSLCPGEWVEKWNEQRETGTFPGPL from the exons ATGGCCGAG GTTGAGCTGAAAACAGCACCTGCTGATTTTCGATTCCCTACGACAAATCAAACCAGGCACTGTTTCACGCGATACATTGAGTTTCATAG GTGCTTAGCAGCAAAGGGTGAAGAGTCTGGTGAATGTGAAAGATTTTCCAAATATTACCGTTCGCTTTGCCCAGGCGAATGG GTTGAGAAGTGGAACGAGCAGAGGGAGACTGGGACATTCCCAGGTCCGCTTTGA